The following coding sequences are from one Gemmatimonadota bacterium window:
- a CDS encoding AraC family transcriptional regulator gives MAGTGRAWAASGPMATAVTAESANPIRTKVYSTSGISRKRAPHSSWAVKLVELDTRRFRRTATMLISGPSSTNRILRPGQFFGHCDQDRRAGAFSVAHWEADPTRSVGLHTHEDAHVVLPIGGAYRASACGAPEICDRSVVIYNPPGTTHRDRFDPVAGAIQGQFFTVSIPAERIRLAESVGHQPTDPMALRHQTIGATVRKMSNGCLRWSPASALVIEGLCLELLGEIARYPRERNRQAPGWLIEAKSILAENHQDTIDAVARQVGGHPIYLARMFRKHFHTSPAEFRRSARIDRAEVLPRDRRISIAEIAVRCGFSDQRHLTKAFTKSRGMAPGRFRAKPA, from the coding sequence ATGGCCGGCACTGGCCGGGCCTGGGCCGCGAGCGGACCCATGGCGACCGCCGTCACCGCCGAGAGCGCCAACCCCATCCGAACGAAGGTGTATTCCACCAGCGGAATCTCGCGGAAGCGTGCCCCGCACTCAAGCTGGGCGGTCAAGCTCGTGGAACTCGACACCCGCCGGTTCCGTAGGACAGCGACTATGCTCATATCCGGACCGAGCTCGACTAACCGGATTCTTCGTCCCGGCCAGTTTTTCGGACATTGCGACCAGGACCGGCGGGCCGGGGCGTTTTCGGTGGCTCATTGGGAAGCCGACCCGACTCGCTCGGTCGGGCTCCACACCCATGAAGACGCCCACGTTGTCCTGCCGATCGGAGGCGCCTACCGGGCCTCGGCATGCGGGGCACCGGAGATCTGCGATCGATCGGTGGTGATCTACAATCCACCCGGGACGACCCACCGGGACCGGTTCGACCCGGTGGCAGGCGCGATCCAGGGGCAGTTCTTCACGGTGTCGATTCCGGCCGAGCGGATTCGGTTGGCTGAATCAGTCGGACACCAGCCGACGGATCCGATGGCGCTCCGCCACCAGACTATCGGCGCCACCGTCCGCAAGATGTCGAACGGGTGTCTCCGCTGGTCACCGGCCTCCGCCCTGGTCATCGAGGGACTTTGCCTCGAACTCCTCGGCGAAATCGCGCGGTACCCGCGGGAACGGAACCGCCAGGCCCCCGGCTGGCTAATCGAAGCCAAATCGATTTTGGCCGAAAACCACCAGGACACGATCGACGCGGTGGCCCGTCAGGTGGGGGGCCATCCGATCTATCTGGCGCGGATGTTCCGGAAACACTTTCACACCTCACCGGCGGAGTTCCGGCGTTCAGCCCGGATCGACCGGGCCGAGGTCCTGCCCCGCGACCGTCGGATTTCCATCGCCGAGATCGCGGTCCGCTGCGGATTTTCCGATCAGAGGCACCTGACCAAAGCCTTCACCAAAAGCCGCGGCATGGCACCGGGGCGCTTTCGGGCCAAGCCCGCCTAA